A genomic segment from Methanoplanus limicola DSM 2279 encodes:
- a CDS encoding methyl-accepting chemotaxis protein, with the protein MVQFFSNMKVGTKILVICLFLAIMPSLSIGLVANSVSSGVINDESETLLQTQVHDMKGWTNDVYKLTRNKVNSDLNVLRQNFYRKGTPSIADGEMMLVNSEGQKYIVNDNFEVVDLVRELVGGTATIFQVYNDSYAIRVSTNVEEKDGSRAVGTRLTDNVFDVTVRDGETYYGKRDLFGVNYVTAYEPIKDADGKTIGILYVGTEEEETLDVVKNSIRDTVVGENGYMYVVDSEGNVLIHPTMEGDNIADQAFFREMLNNREGIINENNDQNVLDAYTYYEPLDWFIVSRAELSDFSGPTDTIRNTIFVIVTAFICIGAAIAILFGRSISEPLQQVVVMIKELRNGHLSARLNIRRQDEIGIMARTMDEFAEDLQVNIVGNIKKIAKGEYVQDFNVTDEHDEIRPALKIMLQSLDHLHNETIKMTDAARAGDLSVRGNEDAFHGGYRMIIAGFNKTLESITEPVNEAMRLARYYAQGDFTARFDEKIPVAGEFVAYRDALNTIGIELSRLMKLITEEIYEGVSVLSSASSEILTVTTQLSSASLDTATTVNSTSDTVELVRKKTDLVNRKTQSVSEKAMKAIQVSSDGQKSVREILDGMNQIQKQMNLIGTNVIKLSEQSQAIGEIIATVTDISERSNLLAVNASIEAAKAGELGRGFAVVAHEIHELAEQSKQATAKIRMILTDIQRGVSSTVVSTEQGNESISDAVSLTSRASEAIEVLANSIADSSKASIESASSIEEQVAGMDQISLAMVNIRDAAQKNLEITRQAEKTAEDLHELGIRLKNITEKYRV; encoded by the coding sequence ATGGTTCAGTTTTTCTCTAATATGAAGGTAGGCACAAAAATCCTTGTGATCTGTCTCTTTCTTGCAATAATGCCGTCCCTGTCAATAGGGCTTGTTGCAAACTCGGTTTCAAGCGGAGTAATTAATGACGAGAGTGAGACTCTGCTTCAGACACAGGTTCACGATATGAAAGGGTGGACGAACGATGTCTATAAACTGACCAGAAATAAGGTTAACAGTGATTTAAATGTTCTGAGGCAGAATTTTTACAGGAAAGGGACTCCTTCAATAGCTGACGGCGAGATGATGCTTGTCAATAGTGAAGGACAGAAATACATAGTTAATGACAATTTTGAGGTTGTTGATCTCGTCCGTGAACTTGTGGGCGGAACGGCGACGATATTTCAGGTGTACAATGACAGTTACGCCATCCGTGTATCAACAAACGTAGAGGAGAAAGACGGTTCGAGGGCTGTCGGTACGCGCCTGACTGACAATGTATTTGATGTAACAGTCAGGGATGGTGAGACATATTACGGTAAGCGTGACCTCTTCGGAGTGAATTATGTCACTGCTTATGAACCGATCAAAGACGCAGACGGAAAAACGATAGGCATCCTTTATGTCGGAACTGAGGAGGAGGAGACGCTTGATGTAGTCAAAAACAGTATCAGGGATACGGTTGTTGGTGAAAATGGATATATGTATGTTGTTGACAGTGAGGGCAATGTGCTTATTCATCCTACCATGGAAGGCGATAATATAGCCGATCAGGCGTTCTTCCGGGAGATGCTTAATAACAGGGAAGGGATCATCAATGAAAATAATGATCAGAATGTGCTTGATGCCTATACATATTACGAACCCCTTGACTGGTTTATTGTATCAAGAGCAGAACTCTCTGATTTCTCAGGCCCGACTGACACCATCAGAAACACCATCTTTGTTATTGTAACTGCCTTTATCTGTATCGGAGCCGCCATTGCAATATTATTCGGCCGGTCTATTTCAGAACCGCTCCAGCAGGTGGTTGTTATGATAAAGGAGCTTAGAAACGGTCATCTCTCTGCCCGGTTAAATATCCGCCGCCAGGATGAGATCGGTATAATGGCAAGGACAATGGATGAGTTTGCCGAGGACCTTCAGGTAAATATCGTAGGAAATATCAAAAAAATTGCCAAAGGAGAGTATGTACAGGATTTCAATGTCACTGATGAACATGATGAGATCCGTCCGGCGCTGAAGATTATGCTCCAGTCGCTCGATCATCTGCATAATGAGACAATCAAGATGACAGACGCAGCACGTGCCGGTGACCTCTCAGTCAGGGGTAATGAGGATGCATTCCATGGAGGATACCGGATGATCATTGCCGGATTCAATAAAACACTTGAATCAATAACCGAACCGGTAAATGAGGCGATGCGTCTTGCCAGGTACTATGCACAGGGTGATTTTACTGCCCGTTTTGACGAAAAAATCCCTGTGGCCGGTGAATTTGTCGCTTACCGTGATGCCTTAAACACAATAGGTATTGAACTGTCACGCTTAATGAAACTCATTACGGAAGAGATCTATGAGGGTGTTTCAGTCCTCTCATCTGCATCAAGTGAGATTCTCACAGTGACTACCCAGCTCTCATCCGCAAGTCTGGATACGGCAACTACGGTCAATTCAACCTCAGATACAGTTGAACTTGTCAGGAAGAAGACCGATCTGGTCAACCGGAAGACCCAGTCGGTATCTGAGAAGGCAATGAAGGCAATTCAGGTCTCATCTGACGGCCAGAAATCAGTCCGGGAAATTCTTGACGGAATGAACCAGATCCAGAAACAGATGAACCTGATAGGGACAAATGTAATAAAACTGTCAGAGCAGAGCCAGGCAATAGGTGAGATCATAGCAACTGTCACTGACATCTCTGAGAGATCGAATCTTCTTGCCGTAAATGCCTCTATTGAGGCAGCAAAGGCGGGAGAACTTGGAAGAGGATTTGCTGTTGTTGCGCATGAGATACATGAGCTTGCCGAGCAGTCAAAGCAGGCAACGGCAAAGATCAGGATGATCCTGACCGATATCCAGCGTGGTGTCTCGTCCACTGTCGTATCGACTGAGCAGGGCAATGAGTCTATATCTGATGCAGTATCTCTTACGAGCCGGGCCAGTGAGGCGATTGAAGTTTTAGCCAATTCAATTGCAGACTCCTCAAAGGCGTCAATTGAGAGTGCATCGTCAATCGAGGAGCAGGTCGCCGGCATGGACCAGATATCACTTGCAATGGTCAATATCCGCGATGCCGCCCAGAAGAACCTTGAAATTACAAGGCAGGCTGAAAAGACAGCAGAGGACCTGCACGAACTTGGCATACGCCTGAAGAATATCACAGAGAAATACCGCGTCTGA
- a CDS encoding chemotaxis protein CheW: MQPKNSGIVSGSMLLFCAGNFRCAVPVTDVDNVIRMVEITDDSSLTEMERGVAGSFSFHGNAVTVYSPDVFFGESLPEPELTDKLIIANPAAGNCALWVESIDRVCGADQLFGTGGNEDKYGLSSEVKSGNDDSPEIPAKKLLSGLPGLEIYTEISGTEQAEISETKGLIKSGIKSGYPSDKIVLVISDINEFIAQGLKGSYRHISGYIRKRAESKDSEVSVRSVLSDSISNLSKEENISRKTATVGITSGSPIYHGYEYPDFEKIKEILKERREQIGMPEGEAEESEKIEILRFRLMYTEYAVEMKYIREVLINEKITPIPGIPDFIMGIFALRGEIISLVNLRVLFRLPKAGITDLNRVIILSNEELTFGILADYITDIGSIPVNQLKVPDEKTSPIDIKYIRGIAKDSLIVLNAEVLLSDPGMIIDEK; encoded by the coding sequence ATGCAGCCCAAAAATTCCGGAATTGTATCCGGCAGCATGCTCCTCTTCTGTGCCGGAAATTTCCGTTGTGCAGTTCCTGTTACTGATGTAGACAATGTCATCAGAATGGTTGAGATTACGGATGACAGTTCTCTTACTGAGATGGAGAGAGGAGTTGCCGGAAGTTTCAGTTTTCACGGAAATGCTGTAACAGTATATTCTCCGGACGTCTTCTTTGGCGAAAGTCTGCCGGAACCGGAACTTACAGACAAATTAATTATTGCAAATCCGGCTGCGGGTAACTGTGCATTATGGGTTGAGAGTATTGACCGGGTATGCGGGGCTGATCAACTCTTTGGCACAGGAGGCAATGAAGATAAATACGGCCTGTCTTCTGAAGTTAAATCCGGGAATGATGACAGTCCCGAAATTCCGGCTAAAAAACTGTTGTCAGGACTTCCCGGTCTGGAAATCTATACCGAAATATCCGGGACTGAGCAGGCAGAGATTTCGGAAACCAAAGGATTGATAAAATCCGGTATAAAATCCGGTTATCCGTCCGATAAGATAGTTCTGGTGATTTCAGATATAAATGAGTTCATTGCCCAGGGTTTAAAGGGCAGTTACAGGCATATCTCCGGTTATATCAGGAAGAGGGCTGAATCAAAAGATTCTGAAGTATCTGTTAGATCTGTTCTTTCTGACAGTATTTCTAATCTTTCAAAAGAGGAGAATATATCCCGGAAGACCGCAACGGTTGGGATAACTTCCGGTTCCCCGATATATCACGGCTATGAATACCCTGACTTTGAGAAGATTAAAGAGATACTTAAAGAGAGAAGAGAGCAGATAGGAATGCCGGAAGGGGAGGCAGAAGAGAGTGAAAAGATTGAAATTCTCCGCTTCCGTCTGATGTATACCGAATACGCGGTTGAGATGAAATATATACGGGAGGTTTTAATCAACGAGAAGATAACCCCGATACCCGGAATTCCGGATTTCATCATGGGAATTTTTGCACTGAGGGGGGAAATCATCTCTCTTGTTAACCTTCGGGTATTATTCCGGCTGCCAAAGGCAGGAATTACCGATCTGAACCGTGTAATTATTCTCAGCAATGAAGAACTGACATTTGGAATCCTTGCAGACTATATAACCGACATCGGTTCGATTCCGGTAAATCAGCTTAAAGTTCCGGATGAGAAGACTTCCCCTATTGATATAAAATATATCAGGGGGATTGCAAAAGATTCTCTCATTGTTCTTAATGCTGAAGTCCTGCTCTCAGATCCCGGTATGATTATTGATGAGAAATAA
- a CDS encoding RNA-guided endonuclease InsQ/TnpB family protein has product MILTYKIRHNQDFTEDLKKAFKVAEFAVRNPKCRSSKAVKDIGLKSAISNQILRKYGNQKKIKRVHNVNLVIPNQSIRVDKDNRIITIVPLKLTLNYQFPDFEKINQIEIDKKFAYISCTVKEESEMIPSAFIGVDRNTTGHIAVLANPDTGKIEKLGKKALHIHNKYSAIRKRLQRQGKFRQLKKIKDKESRIVKDLNHKISRRIVNIAKEQNAGLVFEDLKGIRNSRKQSKSFKYALNSWSFYQLQLFVEYKAKLLGVPVYYIDPAYTSQNCSICGKIGIRNGKEFKCPHCGHVDHADVNAAFNIANRQKSMVDRVQKEMYTMGALIPHDAMFEECQTTSEPHVL; this is encoded by the coding sequence ATGATTCTGACCTATAAAATCCGTCACAATCAGGACTTCACTGAAGACCTAAAAAAAGCCTTTAAAGTAGCGGAGTTTGCAGTCAGGAATCCAAAGTGCAGGTCTTCTAAAGCAGTTAAAGATATTGGATTAAAATCAGCAATATCTAACCAAATATTGCGGAAATATGGTAACCAGAAAAAGATTAAACGAGTACATAATGTAAATTTAGTTATTCCAAATCAATCAATCAGAGTCGATAAAGATAATCGGATTATCACAATAGTTCCATTAAAATTAACATTGAATTATCAATTCCCTGATTTTGAGAAAATAAATCAAATTGAAATTGATAAAAAGTTTGCTTATATATCGTGCACCGTCAAAGAAGAGTCCGAGATGATACCCTCTGCATTTATAGGGGTTGATCGGAACACTACGGGCCATATTGCTGTATTGGCAAATCCAGATACTGGAAAAATTGAAAAGCTTGGTAAAAAAGCACTTCATATCCACAATAAATATTCTGCAATTCGTAAACGACTTCAAAGACAGGGAAAATTCAGACAATTGAAGAAGATAAAGGATAAAGAATCCCGAATTGTCAAAGATTTAAACCATAAAATAAGTCGCAGGATTGTTAATATTGCTAAAGAACAAAATGCAGGTCTTGTATTTGAAGATTTAAAAGGGATTCGTAACTCCCGGAAACAGAGTAAATCGTTTAAATACGCCTTGAACAGTTGGTCATTTTATCAACTACAGTTATTTGTAGAATATAAGGCTAAGCTGCTTGGCGTTCCGGTGTATTATATAGATCCTGCATATACATCTCAAAACTGTTCAATTTGTGGTAAAATAGGAATTCGTAACGGAAAAGAGTTTAAGTGTCCACATTGTGGCCACGTTGATCATGCTGATGTAAATGCTGCATTCAACATAGCAAATCGTCAAAAAAGCATGGTTGATCGTGTACAGAAAGAGATGTACACGATGGGAGCACTGATACCCCACGACGCAATGTTTGAAGAATGTCAAACAACGTCAGAACCCCACGTGCTTTAG
- a CDS encoding DHA2 family efflux MFS transporter permease subunit, which yields MENSPGISGGKGYGLLIFSISLAAFMSSLDGTIVNIALPTISSSFGISSSSVSWVATAYLLVMAGCVLIFGKISDVIGFKRVFLSGFIIFTIGSFACALLPDIFGSFLTLVGSRVFQAIGGAMITAIAPAMITAYIPMQQKGKAMGIIMTIAALGTALGPTVGGVLTQYLSWHWIFLINVPVGIAAVIIGIKAIPAHVSNGSTLDNFDRAGAALIFTGLATLLFAVSEGQDLGWTSLPILVSLAIAVFSIALFIRHELSSSDPLLELRLFKKKNFLFSNLIMCLVFLSFAGINYLLPFYLEYVQGFDSSTAGLIITSLSFAMMFAGILAGMLYNKTGGRLLCIAASLAILAGYYLMTKLHADTSTGYVIICLILIGFGLGMMVTPVSSMILNSVGKKYQGMVSSLTSLERFAPMTIGIAIFNLIFLQGISLVAARQNVTSQAPVNIKMEVLSSGFDLAFFGAFVLAIIIVIFSFIAKDEIHPDYLEDDGNNEIAGGMI from the coding sequence ATGGAAAATTCTCCCGGAATTTCGGGAGGCAAAGGTTATGGCCTCCTGATTTTCTCCATATCCCTTGCAGCTTTTATGTCATCCCTTGACGGGACCATAGTAAATATTGCACTCCCAACGATATCCAGCTCTTTTGGTATATCCTCAAGTTCTGTGAGCTGGGTTGCTACTGCATACCTCCTTGTAATGGCAGGATGTGTACTGATATTTGGGAAAATATCAGATGTAATCGGCTTTAAAAGGGTTTTTTTATCCGGATTCATAATCTTTACAATAGGATCTTTTGCCTGCGCTCTTCTGCCTGATATTTTTGGCTCGTTTCTGACTCTCGTTGGTTCGAGGGTATTTCAGGCGATAGGGGGAGCCATGATAACCGCAATTGCACCTGCTATGATAACTGCCTACATACCGATGCAGCAGAAAGGAAAAGCGATGGGCATTATAATGACCATTGCAGCTCTCGGAACAGCTCTTGGCCCGACTGTCGGAGGTGTACTGACGCAGTACCTCTCATGGCACTGGATATTTCTGATCAATGTTCCGGTGGGGATTGCAGCAGTCATAATCGGAATAAAGGCAATACCGGCCCATGTCAGCAACGGTTCAACACTTGACAACTTTGACAGAGCCGGGGCGGCTCTCATATTCACCGGACTTGCAACCCTTCTCTTTGCAGTATCTGAAGGTCAGGATCTTGGCTGGACATCACTTCCAATACTGGTATCTCTCGCAATTGCAGTATTCTCCATTGCACTTTTTATACGTCATGAATTAAGTTCATCAGATCCTCTGCTTGAACTGAGACTCTTTAAGAAGAAGAACTTCCTCTTCTCAAACCTGATTATGTGCCTTGTATTCCTGAGTTTTGCCGGAATCAATTATCTCCTGCCGTTTTATCTCGAATATGTGCAGGGTTTTGACTCATCAACAGCAGGGCTTATAATTACATCACTCTCGTTTGCAATGATGTTTGCAGGAATTCTGGCAGGAATGCTTTACAATAAGACGGGAGGAAGATTACTCTGCATAGCCGCTTCACTTGCGATACTTGCAGGGTATTACCTGATGACAAAACTGCATGCAGATACGTCAACGGGCTATGTCATTATCTGCCTCATACTGATAGGATTCGGACTTGGAATGATGGTGACTCCTGTATCAAGTATGATCTTAAATTCGGTCGGCAAAAAATACCAGGGGATGGTCTCAAGCTTAACAAGCCTTGAGAGATTTGCACCTATGACGATAGGTATAGCAATATTCAACCTGATATTCCTCCAGGGAATATCGCTTGTTGCAGCCCGGCAGAATGTAACATCACAGGCTCCGGTAAATATAAAAATGGAGGTTTTGTCTTCCGGATTTGACCTCGCCTTCTTTGGGGCTTTTGTTCTTGCAATAATTATTGTTATATTCTCATTTATTGCAAAAGATGAGATCCATCCTGATTATCTGGAAGATGATGGTAACAATGAGATCGCCGGCGGGATGATCTAA